The Carnobacterium mobile DSM 4848 genome includes a window with the following:
- a CDS encoding replication-associated recombination protein A, whose amino-acid sequence MNKPLAFRMRPTRIDQIVGQSHLVGPGKIIQRMVDAKMLSSMILYGPPGIGKTSIASAIAGSTQYAFRILNAATDTKKDLQIVAEEAKMSGSVILLLDEVHRLDKPKQDFLLPHLESGRIIMIGATTENPYITINPAIRSRTQIFELKPLSIEDIQSALLRALKDKERGLGNESVALQEKALLHLSRATNGDLRSALNGLELAVKSTEPDENGVIHITLDIVEECIQRKALTHDKDGDAHYDVISALQKSIRGSDVNAALHYLGRLIEAGDLPIISRRLMVIAYEDIGLANPAAAQRTVTAVQAAEKLGFPEARIPLANTVVDLCLSPKSNSSYVAIDAALEDIRAGKSGDVPDHLRDSHYSGAKNLGRGLHYKYPHDFPGAWVNQQYLPDKLTKAVYYHPNHTGKYEDALAQQYDKINQIKKQKK is encoded by the coding sequence TTGAATAAGCCCTTAGCGTTTCGTATGCGGCCGACTCGCATAGATCAAATCGTCGGACAATCTCATTTGGTTGGCCCTGGGAAGATCATTCAGCGAATGGTAGATGCCAAGATGCTTTCCTCTATGATTTTATACGGTCCGCCAGGAATTGGAAAAACCAGTATCGCCAGTGCAATTGCTGGTTCTACCCAATATGCTTTTCGTATTTTGAATGCAGCTACCGATACTAAAAAAGACTTACAAATTGTAGCAGAAGAAGCAAAAATGAGTGGTTCAGTTATTCTGTTACTAGATGAAGTGCATCGTCTTGATAAACCCAAACAAGATTTTTTATTGCCGCATTTAGAAAGCGGACGTATTATTATGATTGGTGCAACCACTGAAAATCCTTATATTACGATTAATCCTGCAATTCGTAGCAGGACGCAAATTTTTGAATTAAAACCTCTTTCTATTGAAGACATTCAATCTGCTCTGCTCCGGGCCTTGAAAGATAAAGAACGCGGCTTAGGCAACGAATCAGTAGCCTTACAAGAAAAGGCTTTATTGCATCTTTCTCGTGCAACTAACGGAGACTTAAGAAGCGCACTAAACGGATTGGAATTGGCTGTTAAATCTACAGAACCTGATGAAAATGGAGTTATTCATATTACATTAGATATTGTTGAAGAATGCATTCAGCGTAAAGCCTTAACGCATGATAAAGATGGTGATGCTCACTATGATGTTATTTCAGCTTTACAAAAATCTATTCGCGGCAGTGATGTAAATGCTGCACTTCATTATTTAGGGCGGTTAATCGAAGCAGGAGATCTTCCAATCATTTCAAGAAGATTAATGGTCATTGCTTACGAAGACATCGGATTGGCAAATCCCGCTGCTGCCCAGCGAACGGTAACAGCGGTCCAAGCGGCTGAAAAATTGGGTTTTCCAGAAGCTAGAATCCCTTTGGCTAATACTGTAGTAGATCTGTGTCTTTCGCCAAAATCCAATTCATCTTATGTAGCGATTGATGCTGCCTTAGAAGATATTCGGGCAGGCAAAAGCGGAGATGTGCCTGATCATTTAAGAGACTCTCATTATAGTGGTGCCAAAAATCTAGGAAGAGGACTACATTATAAATACCCTCACGATTTTCCAGGTGCATGGGTAAATCAACAGTACCTTCCTGATAAATTAACAAAAGCAGTGTATTACCATCCGAATCATACAGGCAAATATGAAGATGCATTAGCTCAGCAATACGATAAAATAAACCAAATAAAAAAGCAAAAAAAATAA
- the gshAB gene encoding bifunctional glutamate--cysteine ligase GshA/glutathione synthetase GshB, which translates to MKTIKENIKEIKMENAFYQAVYGIEKEGLRTLSSGKLALTEHPRQFGNRSFHPYIQTDFSESQLEFITSPVTSIHETHRWLSALHDVALRTIPEDEYIWPMSMPVTLPEEEAIPVANLEKREDVDYRHYLAEKYGKTKQMLSGVHYNFEFDKEFIERLYQNQTDILNPIDFKSAIYLKLAKNFLRYQWLLTYLLGAAPTGDETFFKNDQQGNSAPRDYIRSIRSSHYGYANSDDVSISFETVADYVADLEEAVSEGKLSEEREFYSGIRLRETKTVHELLTKGISYVELRIFDLNPFDAFGMSEQDMQVVHLFCMLMVWKEDTATMAEVREGKKMSDAIALEHPNDVTGFQNEGLDLIAQMEEMVRETNGTEVQLDCIQQAKKQLIYPEETIAARIIKGIEEAGSYLSFGMKLAQHYKKEALKRPYSLRGFSNMEMSTQLLLFDALQKGLKVEILDESEQFLKLDYQKHSEYVKNANMTSKDTYIAPLIMENKTVTKKVLAEAGFKVPVGEEYQTKAEAEESYWQYENKGIVVKPKSTNYGVGISIFKEGASFEDYQSAMDFAFKEDSAVLVEEFIEGTEYRFFVLDDQVAAILLRVPANVVGDGKHTVKELVTEKNKNPLRGTNHRAPLEEIQLGEIEQLMLKGQGFTIDSIPENGKRVYLRENSNISTGGDSIDMTDLIDQTYKDAAVKMTKTIGAKVCGVDLIIPDYQKPSTVDCPGYTVIEANFNPAMHMHAFVSEGKGRPLTMGILKMLFPEVIN; encoded by the coding sequence ATGAAGACAATTAAAGAAAACATTAAAGAAATAAAAATGGAGAATGCATTTTATCAAGCTGTTTATGGGATAGAAAAAGAAGGGTTGCGTACCTTATCCTCTGGGAAACTAGCTTTAACAGAACATCCACGACAATTTGGAAATCGGTCATTTCATCCATATATTCAAACCGATTTTAGTGAATCTCAATTAGAGTTTATTACTTCGCCAGTTACTTCGATTCACGAAACACATCGTTGGTTAAGCGCTCTTCATGATGTGGCCTTAAGAACGATTCCTGAAGATGAATACATCTGGCCAATGAGTATGCCTGTAACGCTGCCAGAAGAAGAAGCTATTCCAGTGGCTAATCTAGAAAAACGTGAAGATGTTGATTACCGGCATTATTTAGCAGAAAAATATGGGAAGACGAAACAAATGCTGAGCGGCGTACATTATAACTTTGAATTCGACAAAGAATTTATTGAGCGGTTGTATCAAAATCAAACAGATATTTTAAACCCGATAGACTTTAAATCAGCTATTTACTTGAAGTTAGCTAAGAATTTTCTGCGTTATCAATGGCTGCTAACTTACCTTTTAGGGGCTGCTCCTACAGGCGATGAAACTTTCTTTAAAAATGACCAGCAGGGAAACAGTGCACCGCGAGACTATATCAGAAGCATTCGAAGTAGCCATTATGGTTATGCCAATTCAGATGATGTCTCTATTTCGTTTGAAACGGTAGCCGATTATGTTGCTGATTTAGAAGAAGCAGTGAGTGAAGGGAAATTAAGTGAAGAAAGAGAATTCTATTCAGGTATTCGCTTAAGAGAAACAAAAACTGTTCACGAATTATTGACGAAAGGAATTTCATATGTAGAGTTAAGAATCTTTGACTTGAACCCCTTTGATGCTTTTGGGATGTCAGAACAAGATATGCAAGTTGTTCATCTTTTCTGTATGTTAATGGTTTGGAAAGAGGATACAGCAACAATGGCTGAAGTTAGAGAAGGGAAAAAGATGAGCGATGCGATTGCTTTAGAGCACCCTAATGATGTAACCGGCTTTCAAAACGAAGGATTGGATTTAATTGCTCAAATGGAGGAAATGGTTCGAGAAACGAATGGAACTGAGGTACAGCTTGACTGTATCCAACAAGCAAAAAAACAGCTTATTTATCCAGAAGAAACGATTGCTGCACGAATAATCAAAGGAATTGAAGAAGCTGGATCGTACTTGTCTTTTGGTATGAAGTTAGCTCAACACTACAAAAAAGAGGCCCTTAAGCGCCCTTACTCATTAAGAGGCTTTTCGAACATGGAGATGTCGACCCAATTATTGCTTTTTGATGCGCTTCAAAAAGGATTAAAAGTGGAAATTTTAGATGAATCTGAACAATTTTTAAAGCTGGATTATCAAAAGCACAGTGAATATGTAAAAAATGCGAATATGACATCCAAAGATACGTATATTGCTCCTTTGATTATGGAAAATAAAACTGTCACAAAAAAAGTTTTAGCTGAAGCTGGATTTAAAGTTCCGGTAGGAGAAGAATACCAAACGAAAGCTGAAGCTGAAGAGAGCTATTGGCAATATGAGAATAAAGGGATTGTAGTAAAACCTAAATCAACTAATTATGGAGTAGGGATCTCTATCTTTAAAGAAGGAGCAAGTTTTGAAGATTATCAATCAGCAATGGATTTTGCCTTTAAAGAAGATTCTGCTGTGTTGGTTGAAGAGTTTATAGAAGGGACAGAATATCGCTTTTTCGTATTAGATGACCAAGTAGCGGCTATCTTATTACGCGTGCCTGCTAATGTTGTAGGAGACGGGAAACACACCGTAAAAGAGTTAGTCACAGAAAAAAATAAAAATCCGTTACGCGGAACGAATCATCGCGCACCTTTAGAAGAAATCCAACTTGGAGAAATTGAACAACTGATGCTAAAAGGACAAGGATTTACAATTGACAGTATCCCAGAAAATGGAAAACGCGTTTATTTACGTGAAAATTCGAATATCAGCACCGGTGGAGATTCAATTGATATGACCGACTTGATCGATCAAACGTATAAAGATGCTGCTGTAAAAATGACAAAGACAATTGGTGCAAAAGTTTGTGGGGTAGATTTGATTATACCTGATTACCAAAAACCATCTACAGTGGACTGTCCAGGCTATACTGTAATTGAAGCAAATTTTAATCCAGCAATGCATATGCATGCTTTTGTTTCTGAAGGCAAAGGCCGACCATTAACCATGGGAATCTTAAAAATGCTGTTTCCGGAAGTAATCAATTAA
- a CDS encoding haloacid dehalogenase has product MSKRSAYEQTQEFHTVFHPSENKTPKALTPEEALSRAVFSTEEIIEFLYASVSGDLSAFDKLFSQWQKEVNQTLTKIRTEQKTVESNLIGQVDALTDANYFNYGSFVLMGVDPEPIFSIVHEANMGKLFSDGKPHYRESDGKVMKPENWERDFAPEPKIRAEIERQINEKKREELHEDN; this is encoded by the coding sequence ATGAGTAAACGATCTGCCTATGAACAAACTCAAGAGTTCCATACAGTTTTTCATCCTTCGGAAAATAAAACCCCAAAAGCCCTTACTCCTGAGGAAGCTTTATCAAGGGCAGTTTTTTCAACTGAAGAGATCATAGAGTTTCTGTATGCAAGTGTCTCTGGAGATCTCTCTGCTTTTGATAAGCTTTTTTCTCAATGGCAAAAGGAAGTGAACCAAACGCTTACTAAAATAAGAACGGAACAAAAAACAGTGGAATCAAATTTAATTGGTCAAGTTGACGCTTTGACTGATGCTAATTATTTTAATTATGGTTCATTTGTTTTGATGGGAGTGGACCCTGAGCCTATTTTTTCAATCGTTCATGAAGCGAATATGGGAAAATTGTTTTCGGATGGCAAACCACATTACCGAGAATCAGATGGCAAAGTAATGAAGCCAGAAAATTGGGAAAGAGATTTTGCTCCTGAACCAAAAATCCGAGCTGAAATCGAACGACAAATCAATGAAAAAAAGAGGGAAGAATTGCATGAAGACAATTAA
- a CDS encoding universal stress protein, with amino-acid sequence MLQQYNRILVAIDGSKEAELAFKKAVQVAVRNNSTLVLVHVIDTRAFQSISTFDGSMAEKAKDQATTTLEEYVRYAKNHRVADISYSIEYGSPKVLIAKQIPEDKNIDLILLGATGLNAVERIFIGSVSEYVIRHASCDVLIVRTDLENKKES; translated from the coding sequence ATGTTACAACAATACAATCGAATTTTAGTAGCGATTGACGGTTCAAAAGAAGCAGAATTAGCTTTTAAAAAAGCTGTGCAAGTAGCTGTACGGAATAACTCAACTTTAGTATTAGTACATGTTATTGATACACGAGCTTTCCAAAGTATTTCTACTTTTGATGGTTCAATGGCTGAAAAAGCTAAAGACCAAGCGACTACAACTCTAGAGGAATATGTGCGCTATGCTAAAAATCATCGTGTTGCAGATATCAGCTATTCTATTGAATACGGTTCTCCAAAAGTTCTGATTGCCAAACAGATCCCCGAAGATAAAAACATTGATTTGATCCTTTTAGGTGCAACTGGATTAAATGCTGTAGAACGTATTTTCATCGGCTCTGTTTCTGAGTATGTTATCCGCCATGCTTCTTGTGACGTATTGATTGTCAGAACTGATTTAGAAAACAAAAAGGAATCATAA